One Ricinus communis isolate WT05 ecotype wild-type chromosome 7, ASM1957865v1, whole genome shotgun sequence genomic region harbors:
- the LOC8277683 gene encoding transcription factor bHLH117: protein MDRDLKSSFASASLLPDEETSYNSSDFSMATNSTPLFHLSSSPPPSFSFFAQHFTSNSQTFKIPKKETSLPLPDPLFTNLNPHTNNPQTSNSIVEGFSILSSNPSQKNKRQRCRQTMGDKFRILQKLMPWDKRMDTATMLAEAYNYINFLQAQVKALQAMPLFDDPTSTHHSFNTDNYVCALGSVFGAMGMLTRQQLLQVLLNTPEALTRLYSQRCCLFSIEQLLALNKVAALEQQLMMFGSTN from the coding sequence atggataGAGATTTGAAGTCGAGCTTTGCCTCTGCATCTCTGTTACCGGACGAGGAAACCTCATATAACTCCTCCGATTTTTCCATGGCTACTAATTCTACACCTCTTTTCCATTTGTCTTCTTCTCCTCCTCCAAGTTTCTCCTTTTTCGCTCAACATTTCACTTCCAACTCCCAAACCTTCAAAATCCCCAAAAAGGAAACCAGCCTTCCGTTGCCCGACCCACTTTTCACTAATCTGAACCCGCATACTAATAACCCACAAACGTCAAACTCCATAGTTGAAGGTTTCAGTATTCTCTCCTCCAATCCTTCTCAAAAGAACAAGAGGCAGAGGTGCAGGCAAACGATGGGTGATAAGTTTCGAATCTTACAAAAACTCATGCCTTGGGATAAAAGAATGGACACTGCTACTATGCTTGCTGAAGCTTATAACTATATCAACTTCTTACAAGCTCAAGTTAAAGCTCTCCAAGCGATGCCCTTGTTCGATGACCCAACATCAACTCATCACTCTTTTAACACTGATAATTATGTTTGTGCTCTTGGTAGTGTCTTTGGTGCTATGGGGATGTTGACCAGGCAGCAGCTTTTGCAGGTTCTTTTGAACACTCCTGAGGCTCTAACTAGACTTTACTCTCAACGCTGTTGTCTCTTTTCTATTGAACAGTTGCTGGCTTTGAACAAAGTTGCTGCTTTGGAACAACAGTTGATGATGTTTGGTTCCACTAATTGA